AATTAAATTCATTCTTATTATACTAAAAAAAAAATGATAAGGAAAATATCTAAATGATATAGTATTCAGATGAAAAAAATATGAATTACAAGAGTTTATAAATTATAGAGTTCCTCCACACATTCTTTTAAAATTTCCAGTCCTTTTTTTATCTCCTCTATCTCCACATCGGCAAAACAAAGTCTTACCCATCCGTCACTTTTTTCATCCAGTTTAAATATAGATCCAGGCAGGATCCCGACTTTCTTTTGGAGGGTTTTCAAAAAAAGAGCTTCGCTGCTGACCTTATCCAATTGGACCCAAAAATATAAGCCTCCCTGGGGAACTGCAAATAATCTCAGGTGGTCTATCTTCCTCAACAGATCATAGGCCACTTGAAATTTTTTCTTGTAGATAGTTCTCAATTTTTTAGTGTGAATCTCCCATAGATCGGAGTTTAGATAGTGTTCAAAGGCTCTCTGTATCAAACCCGGGGTGGAGATATCTGTATGGTATTTGGTGAAAGAGATATATTTTAATTTATCCTTGGGAGCGATAAGGAATCCCAATCTGAGACCCGGCATGAATATTCTGGAATAACTTTTAATATACATTACCCTCTCATCTGTATCCATAGATTTCAGGGAAAGGGGTTTATTTTTATAGTAAAGGTCGGAACTGGAATCATCTTCAATTATATAAAAATCATATTTTTCAGCCAATTCCAAAATTTTTAATTTCTTCTTTTTGGAGTAGGAGATCCCGGTGGGATTATGAAAATTTGTCATAAGGTATAGATATGATATTTTTTCTTTAGCCAGGATCTTTTTTAAGATCTTTAGGTCTATGCCGTCTTCTAATAACGGGATATCCATAACCTTGGCTCCCCCCCTTTTAAAGGAAGTGATAGCCCCGGAATAACTGGGGTTTTCAATGATTACCCTGTCTCCGAAATGAATAAATGATTTTGTAATAAGGTCGATTCCCTGCTGGGCTCCGGAGATTATCTGGATATCTTCAGGGTGGGTCATTATTTTTTCATCTTCTAAGTGTTTCGAGATAATATCTCGTAATCCTGCATAACCCTTTGGATCTTCATAGGCAAATATTTTTTCCTGGTCTCTGTCTATTACATAATTTATACAGTCTTTAAATTTTGTTATGGGAAAATAACTCCCATTGGGGTTACTGTTGGCAAAGTTAATCTCACACTCCACTTCTAATTTACCGTATTTAAAAGTTTCCATGAGGATCTCTTCCTCTAAAATATTTTTTTTAATATTGAGGTTGTTTACATAGACCCCGCTCCCCCTTTTTTTATAGATATATCGGTCTCTTTCCAGGGTATCGTAGGCTTTTACAATGGTTATATTATTGACTCCTAACTTTTTAGCTAAATTCCGGATAGACGGAAGTTTTTGATTCTCCACATATTTATTTTCGATAATATCCTGTTTGATCTTTTCATAAATTTGAAGGTACAGTGTCTGCTGATTATCTAAATTCATCTTATCTCCTCCTTAATTGTATCGATACACTTTTTGTTCTTATGATTGAATATATTATATATGAGGCGTATGATAGTGTCAAAGATAAAACATAATAAAGGGGGATAAATATGAGAAATGAATTAAATAAAAATCTGGCACAGATGTTAAAAGGCGGAGTTATAATGGATGTAACAAATGCTGAAGAAGCGATAATAGCTGAGCAGGCAGGAGCTTGTGCAGTAATGGCTCTTGAGAGAGTTCCGGCAGACATTAGAAAAGATGGAGGAGTAGCCAGAGCTTCGGATCCCGATATGATCAAAAAAATCCAGGCTGCAGTATCTATACCTGTTATGGCAAAGGTAAGAATTGGTCATTTCGTGGAAGCACAGATTCTAGAAGCTTTGGAAGTTGACTATATAGATGAGAGTGAGGTATTGACACCAGCTGACCCTGCCCTTCATATAAATAAATCAAACTTTAATGTGCCATTTGTTTGCGGTGCAAAAAATCTTGGAGAAGCTCTTAGAAGAATCAGTGAAGGTGCATCTATGATAAGAACTAAAGGGGAACCGGGAACGGGAGATGTTATAGAGGCTGTAAGACATATGAGAATGATGAACAATGAGATAAGCAGGGTTCAGGGGCTTTCAAAAGATGAACTTTACCATGCAGCCAAGGAGCTTGGAGCTCCCATAGGTCTGGTGGAATATATCCATGAAAACGGTAAACTTCCAGTTGTAAACTTTGCTGCCGGCGGTGTAGCTACACCTGCCGATGCAGCTATGATGATGCAGCTTGGTTGTGACGGAGTATTTGTAGGATCGGGAATATTTAAATCCGGTGACCCAAGAAAGAGAGCTGCCGCTGTAGTTAAGGCTGTAACTCATTATAATGACCCTAAAATTTTAGCTGAAATTTCTACAAACCTTGGGGAAGCCATGGTAGGAATCAATGTTTATTCTATAGATACCAATGAATTGATGGCTCACAGGGGATACTAAGATGAAGAATATAGGTGTCTTGGCCCTGCAGGGTGCTTTTCGGGAACATATGAATATTATACAATCCCTCGGACATAAAGGGGTTGAGATTAGAAAAATTGAAGATCTGAACTCTATAGATGGTCTTATCCTCCCTGGAGGAGAGAGCACTGCCATGGGTAAACTCCTGGTAGATTTTGATCTGAAAGAAATTTTAATTCAAAAGATTGGAGAGGGACTTCCTGTTTGGGGAACCTGTGCCGGGATGATTTTGCTGGCTAAAGAGATAGCCCATGATAAAACAACCCATCTGTCCCTTATGGATATTGTAGTAAGGAGAAATGGTTATGGGAGACAGCTTGGAAGTTTTAAGGTAGATGGTATCTTTAAGGGGATAGAAAATAAAATTCCCATGGTATTTATACGGGCACCCTATATAGAGAATGCAGGGAAGGGTGTGGACATATTAGCAGAGGTAGATGAAAGGATAGTTGCGGCCAGGGAAAATAATCTCTTGGTAACATCTTTTCACCCTGAATTGACAGATAATTTGGAAACACACAGATATTTTATAAATATGATGGATAAATAGTAAAAAAAAGAGCTTTCTCAATTGAGAAAGCTCTCTTTTTAACATATATTAATTTGCCTCTGAATCTTCAGGTTTCTCCTCGGTAACAGGAGCACTTTCAGTTGTTATATCTTCAGTAACAGTACCCTTGTCATCTTCACGAGTTATATCTTCAGTTTCAGTGACAGTGACAGAAGCGGCTATAACCGAAAGGTTGTCTTCGTCACGTTCTTCTAATCTCTCACTGGGAGGAGTTTCCTCTTTCTTTTTTGCTGCAGTATACTTATTATCTATATATCTTATCCAAGCCGGGATAAATTTTGGATCATAAGGTTTAGCTGTTTTTAATTTTTTCTCTTGGATTCTTACTAACTC
This is a stretch of genomic DNA from Psychrilyobacter piezotolerans. It encodes these proteins:
- a CDS encoding PLP-dependent aminotransferase family protein, with translation MNLDNQQTLYLQIYEKIKQDIIENKYVENQKLPSIRNLAKKLGVNNITIVKAYDTLERDRYIYKKRGSGVYVNNLNIKKNILEEEILMETFKYGKLEVECEINFANSNPNGSYFPITKFKDCINYVIDRDQEKIFAYEDPKGYAGLRDIISKHLEDEKIMTHPEDIQIISGAQQGIDLITKSFIHFGDRVIIENPSYSGAITSFKRGGAKVMDIPLLEDGIDLKILKKILAKEKISYLYLMTNFHNPTGISYSKKKKLKILELAEKYDFYIIEDDSSSDLYYKNKPLSLKSMDTDERVMYIKSYSRIFMPGLRLGFLIAPKDKLKYISFTKYHTDISTPGLIQRAFEHYLNSDLWEIHTKKLRTIYKKKFQVAYDLLRKIDHLRLFAVPQGGLYFWVQLDKVSSEALFLKTLQKKVGILPGSIFKLDEKSDGWVRLCFADVEIEEIKKGLEILKECVEELYNL
- the pdxS gene encoding pyridoxal 5'-phosphate synthase lyase subunit PdxS: MRNELNKNLAQMLKGGVIMDVTNAEEAIIAEQAGACAVMALERVPADIRKDGGVARASDPDMIKKIQAAVSIPVMAKVRIGHFVEAQILEALEVDYIDESEVLTPADPALHINKSNFNVPFVCGAKNLGEALRRISEGASMIRTKGEPGTGDVIEAVRHMRMMNNEISRVQGLSKDELYHAAKELGAPIGLVEYIHENGKLPVVNFAAGGVATPADAAMMMQLGCDGVFVGSGIFKSGDPRKRAAAVVKAVTHYNDPKILAEISTNLGEAMVGINVYSIDTNELMAHRGY
- the pdxT gene encoding pyridoxal 5'-phosphate synthase glutaminase subunit PdxT — protein: MKNIGVLALQGAFREHMNIIQSLGHKGVEIRKIEDLNSIDGLILPGGESTAMGKLLVDFDLKEILIQKIGEGLPVWGTCAGMILLAKEIAHDKTTHLSLMDIVVRRNGYGRQLGSFKVDGIFKGIENKIPMVFIRAPYIENAGKGVDILAEVDERIVAARENNLLVTSFHPELTDNLETHRYFINMMDK